The following proteins are encoded in a genomic region of Kosakonia oryzae:
- the ybiB gene encoding DNA-binding protein YbiB, protein MDYRKVIKEIGRGKNHARDLDIDTARGLYTQMLNGDVPDLEMGGILIALRIKGEGEAEMRGFYEAMQQHTLSLTPPVAKPMPIVIPSYNGARKQPNLTPLLAILLNKLGFPVLVHGVSADPTRVISESIFTLLGIEPTLHAGQAQAKLEGHHPVFMPVHALCPPLEKQLAMRWRMGVRNSAHTLAKLVTPFKTDAALRLSSVSHPEYLTRVGKFFADIGGRALLMAGTEGEVYANPQRCPQINLIDAAGERILFARNDADEQVALEGVAKDAESTARWIEHCLAGREAIPESLKIQLACCLVATGESATLEEGLARVAQSF, encoded by the coding sequence ATGGATTACCGTAAAGTTATCAAAGAGATTGGTCGCGGGAAGAACCACGCCCGAGACCTGGATATTGACACCGCGCGTGGTCTCTATACGCAGATGCTGAACGGCGACGTGCCGGATCTGGAGATGGGCGGCATTCTGATTGCGCTGCGCATTAAAGGCGAAGGCGAGGCGGAAATGCGCGGCTTCTACGAGGCGATGCAACAGCACACGCTGTCGCTGACGCCGCCGGTGGCCAAACCGATGCCGATTGTTATTCCCAGCTATAACGGCGCGCGCAAACAGCCTAATCTCACGCCATTGTTGGCTATTCTATTGAATAAGCTGGGTTTCCCGGTGCTGGTGCACGGCGTCAGCGCCGATCCCACGCGCGTGATTAGCGAAAGTATTTTCACCCTGCTGGGCATTGAGCCGACGCTGCACGCCGGGCAGGCGCAGGCGAAGCTGGAAGGTCATCATCCGGTCTTTATGCCGGTACACGCGCTCTGTCCGCCGCTGGAAAAACAACTGGCGATGCGCTGGCGCATGGGCGTGCGCAACAGCGCGCACACGCTGGCGAAGCTGGTCACTCCGTTTAAAACCGACGCGGCGCTGCGTTTATCCAGCGTTTCTCATCCCGAATATCTTACGCGGGTGGGGAAATTTTTCGCCGACATCGGTGGCCGTGCGCTGTTGATGGCGGGTACGGAAGGGGAAGTGTATGCGAACCCGCAGCGCTGTCCGCAGATCAACCTGATTGACGCAGCAGGCGAGCGGATCCTCTTTGCGCGCAACGATGCTGATGAGCAGGTGGCGCTGGAGGGCGTGGCAAAGGATGCAGAGAGTACGGCTCGCTGGATTGAACACTGCCTTGCCGGGCGCGAAGCGATACCGGAGTCATTAAAAATTCAGCTGGCCTGTTGCCTGGTGGCAACCGGAGAAAGTGCGACGCTGGAAGAGGGACTGGCGCGGGTCGCGCAAAGTTTTTAA
- a CDS encoding glycoside hydrolase family 1 protein, giving the protein MAFSKAFPEGFLWGGATAANQLEGAWNVGGKGLSVSDVYTFDINTPRERWLDQWLGMTHAQIREAQDPDSKKYYPKRKGNDFYHRFKEDIALFAGMGFKCFRMSIAWTRIFPRGDETTPNEAGLKFYDEVFDTLLAHGIEPIVSLSHYEMPLALVTDYGGWPNRQLVDFYVRFATTVFTRYRKKVKYWMTFNEINCVKHHPYVSVGVIEEDNPHLEQDKYQGAHHQFVASALATKACHAIIPGSQVGCMISYQMLYPHTCHPDDLQACEEMQRVSLFFSDVQAHGYYPAYTDRMLAEKGVTLQKVVGDDEILRQHPVDFVSFSYYMSSTVSAHPEKREIAEGNMVTGGIRNPYLPTSQWGWQIDPKGLRLALNQLYDRYQKPLFIAENGLGAVDTVNPDGSIDDDYRIDYLRQHVEQMQEAIGDGVDLFGYTWWGPIDVVSAGTAQISKRYGFIYVDQDDMGNGTQARSLKKSYHWYKKLIASNGADLRD; this is encoded by the coding sequence ATGGCATTTTCGAAAGCATTCCCGGAAGGATTTTTATGGGGTGGCGCAACAGCGGCGAATCAACTGGAAGGCGCATGGAATGTGGGTGGTAAAGGGCTTTCCGTTTCTGATGTCTACACGTTTGATATCAATACGCCGCGCGAGCGCTGGCTCGATCAATGGCTTGGCATGACGCACGCGCAGATACGCGAAGCGCAGGATCCGGACAGCAAAAAGTACTACCCGAAACGCAAAGGCAACGATTTTTACCACCGCTTTAAAGAGGATATCGCCCTGTTCGCCGGGATGGGTTTTAAGTGTTTTCGCATGTCGATTGCCTGGACGCGCATCTTCCCGCGCGGCGATGAAACCACGCCGAACGAAGCCGGGCTGAAATTCTACGACGAGGTGTTCGATACGCTGCTGGCGCACGGTATTGAGCCGATTGTGTCACTATCGCACTACGAGATGCCGCTGGCGCTGGTGACCGACTATGGCGGCTGGCCGAACCGCCAACTGGTGGATTTTTACGTGCGTTTCGCCACCACGGTCTTCACCCGCTACCGCAAAAAAGTGAAGTACTGGATGACCTTCAACGAGATCAACTGTGTGAAGCATCATCCGTATGTCAGCGTTGGCGTGATCGAAGAGGACAATCCGCATCTCGAACAGGATAAATACCAGGGCGCGCACCATCAGTTTGTCGCCAGTGCGCTGGCCACCAAAGCCTGCCATGCCATTATTCCCGGCTCGCAGGTCGGCTGCATGATCAGCTACCAGATGCTCTATCCGCACACCTGCCACCCGGACGATTTGCAGGCCTGCGAAGAGATGCAACGCGTGTCGCTGTTCTTTAGCGATGTGCAGGCGCACGGTTACTACCCGGCGTACACCGATCGCATGCTGGCGGAAAAAGGCGTCACGCTGCAAAAAGTGGTCGGCGATGATGAGATCCTGCGCCAGCACCCGGTCGATTTCGTCTCCTTTAGCTACTACATGTCGAGCACCGTTAGCGCACACCCGGAAAAACGGGAAATAGCGGAAGGCAATATGGTGACTGGCGGTATCCGCAACCCGTACCTGCCAACCAGCCAGTGGGGCTGGCAGATTGACCCGAAAGGGCTGCGTCTCGCCTTAAACCAGCTCTATGACCGCTACCAGAAGCCGCTGTTTATTGCCGAAAACGGTCTCGGCGCAGTGGATACCGTCAACCCGGACGGCTCTATCGACGATGATTATCGTATCGATTATCTGCGCCAGCATGTCGAGCAGATGCAGGAAGCGATTGGCGACGGCGTCGATCTGTTTGGCTACACCTGGTGGGGGCCGATTGACGTGGTCAGCGCCGGTACGGCGCAAATTTCCAAACGCTACGGCTTTATCTATGTTGACCAGGATGATATGGGCAACGGCACACAGGCGCGCTCGCTAAAGAAAAGCTATCACTGGTACAAAAAACTGATCGCCTCTAACGGCGCAGACTTACGCGATTAA
- a CDS encoding glycoside hydrolase family 1 protein, which yields MAIFPKDFLWGGAIAANQAEGAWNEDGKGPSIADVVRGGIASGKHDAVIDPNLYYASHEAIDFYHRYQEDIALFAEMGFKCFRTSIAWSRIFPRGDETTPNEAGLKFYDDLFDELLKYGIEPVITLSHYETPLALYQEYGGWKNRQLIDFFSRYCETVFRRYQRKVKYWMTFNELNNMNRMPFATGAVDASAGAQDIWQANHHQFVANALANKLCHDIIPGAQIGCMLSLSTVYPATCNPEDIFSTMQLRRRSLFFSDVMMLGHYPAFAPRLFRELGVELAIADGDLQLLADYPSDYLGFSYYRSVLHKAGGQFRIDTGGTAGLDNPFLEKTAWGWPIDPQGFRIVCNELADRYRKPLFIVENGYGGVDEPDANGQINDLARIDYGRRHIQAMAEAIDDGCDIMGYTWWGPIDIVSAGTGEMKKRYGFIYVDKDNDGNGTLKRSKKRSFEWYQQVIASQGEVL from the coding sequence ATGGCTATTTTCCCGAAAGATTTTTTGTGGGGTGGCGCGATTGCCGCCAACCAGGCGGAAGGCGCATGGAACGAGGATGGCAAAGGGCCATCGATTGCTGATGTAGTGCGCGGCGGTATCGCTTCCGGCAAACATGATGCGGTGATTGACCCGAATCTCTATTACGCCAGCCACGAAGCGATTGATTTCTACCATCGCTACCAAGAAGACATCGCGCTGTTCGCAGAGATGGGGTTCAAATGCTTTCGTACCTCGATTGCCTGGTCGCGCATTTTCCCGCGTGGCGATGAAACTACGCCAAACGAAGCGGGGCTAAAATTTTACGACGATCTGTTTGATGAGCTGCTGAAGTACGGCATTGAACCGGTGATTACCCTCTCCCACTATGAGACGCCGCTGGCGCTGTATCAGGAGTATGGCGGCTGGAAGAATCGCCAGTTGATTGATTTCTTCAGCCGCTACTGCGAAACGGTATTCCGCCGTTACCAGCGCAAGGTCAAATACTGGATGACCTTCAACGAACTGAACAACATGAACCGCATGCCATTCGCCACCGGCGCGGTGGATGCCAGCGCTGGCGCGCAGGATATCTGGCAGGCGAATCACCACCAGTTTGTCGCTAACGCACTGGCGAACAAGCTGTGCCACGACATCATTCCCGGCGCACAAATCGGCTGCATGCTGTCGCTGAGCACCGTTTACCCGGCAACCTGCAACCCGGAAGATATCTTCTCTACTATGCAGTTACGCCGCCGTTCGCTGTTTTTCTCCGATGTGATGATGCTCGGCCACTATCCGGCATTTGCGCCGCGTCTGTTCCGTGAGCTGGGCGTGGAGCTGGCCATTGCCGATGGCGATCTGCAACTGCTGGCTGACTATCCGTCGGACTACCTCGGCTTTAGCTACTACCGCAGCGTACTGCATAAGGCGGGCGGCCAGTTTCGCATTGATACCGGCGGTACTGCCGGGCTGGATAATCCGTTTCTTGAAAAAACCGCCTGGGGCTGGCCGATCGATCCGCAGGGTTTCCGTATCGTCTGTAATGAGCTGGCGGATCGCTACCGCAAGCCATTGTTTATTGTCGAAAATGGCTATGGCGGCGTCGATGAGCCGGATGCCAACGGGCAGATTAACGATCTGGCGCGAATCGATTATGGCCGCCGCCATATTCAGGCCATGGCAGAAGCCATTGACGATGGCTGCGACATTATGGGTTACACCTGGTGGGGACCGATTGATATCGTCAGTGCCGGAACCGGCGAGATGAAAAAGCGCTATGGCTTTATCTATGTCGACAAAGATAACGACGGCAACGGTACGCTGAAGCGCAGCAAAAAACGCAGTTTTGAATGGTATCAGCAAGTTATCGCCAGCCAGGGTGAAGTGCTGTAA
- the rhlE gene encoding ATP-dependent RNA helicase RhlE has translation MSFDALGLNPEILRAIAEQGYVQPTPIQQQAIPAVLQGRDLMASAQTGTGKTAGFTLPLLQLLVQKEPHAKGRRPVRALILTPTRELAAQIGENVRDYSQYLNIRSLVVFGGVSINPQMMKLRGGVDVLVATPGRLLDLEHQNALKLDSVEILVLDEADRMLDMGFIHDIRRVLAKLPPRRQNLLFSATFSDDIKALAEKLLHNPLEIEVARRNTASEQVTQHVHFVDKKRKRELLSQMIGQGNWQQVLVFTRTKHGANHLAEQLNKDGITSAAIHGNKSQGARTRALADFKSGDIRVLVATDIAARGLDIEELPHVVNYELPNVPEDYVHRIGRTGRAAAIGEALSLVCVDEHKLLRDIERLLKKEIPRIAIEGYEPDPSIKAEPIQNGRGQGGGRQGGGRGQGGGGRGQSAPRRNEGEEQKPRSPRRTDGEAQKPRAPRRSEGGSRRLDGNAQPARDGQSKPAGNGARRRRPRKPTAAQ, from the coding sequence ATGTCATTTGATGCCCTTGGCCTGAATCCGGAAATTCTGCGCGCAATCGCCGAGCAGGGTTATGTTCAGCCGACCCCTATTCAGCAGCAGGCGATCCCCGCCGTACTGCAAGGCCGCGATCTGATGGCCAGCGCCCAGACCGGTACCGGTAAAACGGCTGGCTTCACCCTGCCGTTGCTGCAACTGCTGGTGCAAAAAGAGCCGCACGCGAAAGGCCGCCGCCCGGTGCGTGCGCTGATCCTGACGCCAACCCGTGAACTGGCGGCGCAAATCGGTGAAAACGTACGCGACTACAGCCAGTATCTGAACATCCGTTCGCTGGTGGTGTTTGGCGGCGTCAGCATCAACCCGCAGATGATGAAACTGCGCGGTGGCGTTGATGTGCTGGTGGCTACGCCTGGCCGTCTGCTGGATCTGGAACACCAAAACGCGCTGAAACTCGATAGCGTGGAAATTCTGGTGCTGGATGAAGCCGACCGCATGCTGGATATGGGCTTTATCCACGATATTCGCCGCGTGCTGGCAAAACTGCCGCCGCGCCGTCAGAACCTGCTGTTCTCCGCGACCTTCTCCGACGACATCAAAGCGCTGGCGGAAAAGCTGCTGCATAACCCGCTGGAAATTGAAGTGGCACGCCGCAACACCGCCTCCGAGCAGGTGACGCAGCATGTGCATTTTGTAGATAAAAAACGTAAGCGTGAGCTGCTGTCACAGATGATTGGTCAGGGGAACTGGCAGCAGGTGCTGGTCTTTACCCGCACCAAGCACGGCGCCAACCACCTGGCGGAACAACTGAATAAAGATGGCATCACCAGTGCGGCGATCCACGGTAACAAGAGCCAGGGCGCACGTACCCGTGCGCTGGCAGATTTCAAATCCGGGGATATTCGCGTGCTGGTGGCCACGGATATCGCCGCGCGCGGTCTCGACATCGAAGAGCTGCCGCACGTAGTGAACTACGAGCTGCCAAACGTACCGGAAGATTACGTCCACCGTATCGGCCGTACCGGGCGCGCGGCGGCTATCGGTGAAGCGCTGTCGCTGGTCTGCGTTGATGAACACAAACTGCTGCGCGACATTGAACGTCTGCTGAAAAAAGAGATCCCACGCATTGCCATCGAAGGCTATGAGCCGGATCCGTCCATCAAAGCCGAACCGATCCAGAATGGTCGCGGCCAGGGGGGCGGTCGTCAGGGTGGTGGCCGCGGGCAGGGCGGTGGTGGACGTGGTCAGTCTGCGCCGCGCCGCAATGAGGGCGAGGAGCAGAAACCGCGTTCCCCGCGTCGCACGGATGGTGAAGCGCAAAAACCACGTGCTCCACGCCGCAGTGAAGGGGGTTCACGCCGTCTGGATGGTAACGCTCAGCCTGCGCGTGACGGCCAGAGTAAACCGGCAGGAAACGGCGCCCGCCGTCGCCGTCCGCGTAAACCGACCGCCGCTCAGTAA
- the dinG gene encoding ATP-dependent DNA helicase DinG: MALTAALKAQIAAWYKALQQQIPDFIPRAPQRQMIADVAKTLAGEEGRHLAIEAPTGVGKTLSYLIPGIAIAREEQKTLVVSTANVALQDQIYSKDLPLLRKIIPDLRFTAAFGRGRYVCPRNLAALASSEPDQQDLLAFLDDELTPGSKEEQKQCATLKADLDSYKWDGLRDHTDKAISDDLWRRLSTDKASCLNRNCHYYRECPFFVARREIQEAEVVVANHALVMAALESEAVLPEPKNLLLVLDEGHHLPDVARDALEMSAEITASWYQLQLDLFTRLVATCLEQFRPKTLPPLATPERLNAHCEELFGLISSLNNILNLYLPAGQEAEYRFAMGELPDEVMAICQRLAKLTEMLRGLAELFLNDLSEKTGSHDIVRLHRVILQMNRALGMFESQSKLWRLASMVQASGAPVSKWATREVREGQLHLLFHCVGIRVSDQLEKLLWRSVPHIVVTSATLRSLNSFNRLQEMSGLKEKAGDRFVSLDSPFNHVEQGKIVIPQMRYEPLIENEEQHIAEMATWFREQVESKAHPGMLVLFASQRAMQLFLSYVADLRLLLLVQGDQPRYRLVELHRKRIDAGERSVLVGLQSFAEGLDLKGDYLTQVHIHKIAFPPIDSPVVITEGEWLKSLNRYPFEVQSLPSASFNLIQQVGRLIRSHGCRGEVVIYDKRLLTKSYGKRLLDALPVFPISQPAMPDVIVKKPVKKPEQKRRRRR, from the coding sequence ATGGCTCTTACCGCCGCGCTAAAAGCGCAGATCGCCGCCTGGTATAAGGCGTTGCAACAACAGATCCCGGACTTTATTCCCCGTGCGCCGCAGCGGCAGATGATTGCTGATGTCGCGAAAACTCTGGCGGGGGAAGAGGGCCGGCATCTGGCGATCGAAGCGCCGACCGGCGTCGGGAAAACGCTCTCTTATTTAATTCCGGGCATTGCTATTGCCCGCGAAGAGCAAAAAACGCTGGTGGTCAGCACCGCCAACGTGGCGTTGCAGGATCAGATCTACAGTAAGGATCTGCCGCTGCTGCGCAAAATTATCCCCGATTTACGTTTTACCGCCGCGTTTGGCCGTGGGCGCTATGTCTGCCCGCGCAATCTGGCCGCGCTGGCCAGCAGCGAGCCGGACCAGCAGGATCTGCTGGCTTTTCTGGATGATGAGCTGACGCCGGGCAGCAAAGAGGAACAGAAGCAGTGCGCGACGCTGAAAGCCGATCTCGACAGCTACAAATGGGACGGCCTGCGCGATCACACCGATAAAGCCATCAGCGATGATTTATGGCGTCGCCTCAGTACCGATAAAGCCAGCTGCCTGAACCGCAACTGCCACTACTACCGGGAATGCCCGTTCTTTGTTGCGCGGCGTGAAATTCAGGAAGCGGAAGTGGTGGTGGCGAACCACGCGCTGGTGATGGCGGCGCTGGAGAGCGAAGCCGTCTTACCGGAGCCGAAAAACCTGCTGCTGGTGCTGGATGAAGGCCATCATCTGCCGGATGTGGCGCGCGATGCGCTGGAGATGAGCGCCGAAATAACGGCGTCCTGGTATCAGTTACAGCTCGACCTGTTTACCCGGCTGGTGGCGACATGCCTGGAGCAGTTCCGGCCGAAAACCCTGCCGCCGCTGGCGACGCCGGAGCGGCTCAACGCCCACTGCGAAGAGCTGTTCGGGCTGATTTCCTCACTGAATAACATACTCAACCTCTATCTTCCTGCCGGTCAGGAAGCCGAATACCGCTTCGCTATGGGCGAGCTGCCGGATGAGGTGATGGCGATTTGTCAACGGCTGGCGAAGCTAACAGAGATGCTGCGCGGGCTGGCGGAGCTGTTCCTCAACGATTTAAGCGAAAAGACCGGCAGCCACGATATTGTGCGTTTGCACCGGGTGATCCTGCAAATGAACCGTGCGCTTGGCATGTTTGAAAGCCAGAGCAAACTCTGGCGGCTGGCCTCGATGGTGCAGGCTTCCGGCGCGCCGGTATCGAAATGGGCGACGCGCGAAGTGCGTGAAGGGCAGCTGCATCTGCTGTTTCACTGCGTGGGCATTCGCGTCAGCGATCAGCTGGAGAAGCTGCTGTGGCGCAGTGTGCCGCATATTGTTGTCACCTCCGCCACGCTGCGATCGCTCAACAGTTTTAATCGCCTGCAAGAGATGAGCGGCCTGAAAGAGAAAGCGGGCGACCGCTTTGTCTCGCTGGATTCGCCTTTCAATCACGTCGAGCAGGGGAAGATTGTTATCCCGCAAATGCGCTACGAACCGCTGATTGAAAATGAAGAGCAGCATATCGCCGAAATGGCGACCTGGTTTCGTGAGCAGGTAGAAAGTAAAGCCCATCCGGGGATGCTGGTGCTGTTCGCCAGCCAGCGCGCGATGCAGCTATTTTTAAGCTACGTAGCGGATTTACGCCTGCTGCTGTTGGTGCAGGGCGATCAACCGCGCTACCGGCTGGTGGAACTGCACCGTAAACGGATCGACGCGGGTGAGCGCAGCGTGCTGGTTGGCCTGCAATCCTTCGCCGAAGGGCTTGATCTGAAAGGCGATTATCTGACACAGGTGCATATTCATAAAATCGCCTTTCCGCCGATTGATAGCCCGGTGGTGATCACTGAAGGCGAATGGCTGAAGAGCCTCAACCGTTATCCTTTTGAAGTACAGAGTTTGCCCAGCGCCTCGTTTAATCTTATCCAGCAGGTCGGCAGGCTTATCCGCAGCCACGGCTGTCGCGGCGAAGTGGTGATTTACGATAAGCGCCTGCTGACCAAAAGCTACGGAAAACGTCTGCTTGATGCGCTACCGGTGTTTCCTATTTCCCAACCGGCAATGCCGGACGTTATAGTGAAGAAACCGGTGAAAAAACCAGAACAAAAGCGCCGCAGGCGCCGTTAA
- a CDS encoding beta-glucoside-specific PTS transporter subunit IIABC: MNYQDTAQQIINRIGGKDNILSLFHCITRLRFLLKDNDKADRAALEALDGVIGVNISGDQFQLIIGNDVAPLCDALLAKLPGVSSGGAVQHDKRRNPVSVLLEGLSSIFSPIIPAIAGAGILKGVLALVVAMQWLETSNQTYQILLAISDGVFYFMPLALAFSAANKFGANPYVAVALAAALFHPAIQALFKSGAPINFMHLPVPTVNYASTVIPILLAIWLLSRVEKLIDRIMPGVLKTMFVPLLSLVIVTPITLIAIGPLGIFAGSALSGGIIWLVENAGIVAGVVVGGTLSMIIITGMHYVLVPIMINNISTLGFDPFKILFYVANLGQAGAAFGVFLRARDKKLKSLALTTSFSAVMGITEPAMYGINIRYKRPFAAALIGGACGGGVAMAMGVKTYAFALSGLPGLPALVGPTFLWALVSIAISFVCAAVVTVILGFEETVVAGVSPMSVARTEEKLFAPVSGELKPLNALSDPVFADEIFGKGLAIYPTSGELRSPVNGKVESLFETHHALALQSDTGAEILIHIGIDTVKLGGKHFTSHIAAGQSVEVGDLLVSFDLAALKAAGIDPSVIVVVTNSEQYGDISPVKVQGDVASRDAFLTLTATAA; encoded by the coding sequence ATGAATTATCAGGATACCGCGCAGCAGATCATCAACAGGATCGGCGGCAAGGACAATATTCTGTCGCTGTTTCATTGTATTACCCGTCTGCGTTTTTTACTCAAAGATAACGACAAGGCCGATCGCGCGGCGCTGGAAGCGCTGGATGGCGTGATAGGTGTCAATATCTCTGGCGATCAGTTTCAGTTGATTATCGGTAACGATGTGGCGCCACTGTGCGACGCGCTGCTGGCCAAATTACCCGGCGTTTCGTCCGGCGGCGCTGTACAACATGATAAACGCCGCAACCCGGTATCGGTGCTGCTGGAGGGGCTGTCCAGTATCTTCTCGCCGATCATCCCGGCGATTGCCGGAGCCGGTATTCTGAAAGGCGTCCTGGCGCTAGTGGTCGCGATGCAGTGGCTGGAAACCAGCAACCAGACCTACCAAATCCTGCTCGCCATCAGCGACGGCGTGTTTTACTTTATGCCGCTGGCACTGGCTTTCAGCGCCGCTAATAAGTTCGGCGCGAATCCTTACGTGGCAGTCGCGCTGGCCGCCGCCCTCTTCCATCCTGCAATTCAGGCGCTGTTTAAATCCGGCGCGCCGATCAATTTTATGCACCTGCCGGTGCCAACCGTGAATTATGCCTCAACGGTGATCCCGATCCTGCTGGCCATCTGGCTGCTGAGCCGGGTAGAGAAGCTGATTGATCGCATCATGCCCGGCGTACTGAAAACGATGTTTGTGCCGCTACTGAGCCTGGTGATTGTCACGCCGATTACGCTGATTGCCATTGGCCCGCTGGGGATTTTCGCCGGTAGTGCGCTCTCCGGCGGCATTATTTGGCTGGTGGAAAATGCTGGTATCGTGGCGGGCGTAGTGGTTGGCGGAACGCTGTCGATGATCATTATCACCGGCATGCACTATGTGCTGGTGCCAATCATGATCAACAACATCAGCACCCTGGGTTTCGATCCGTTCAAAATCCTCTTCTATGTTGCCAACCTCGGCCAGGCGGGCGCGGCCTTTGGCGTGTTCCTGCGGGCGCGGGATAAAAAGCTGAAATCGCTGGCGCTGACTACCAGCTTCAGCGCGGTCATGGGGATTACCGAACCGGCGATGTACGGCATCAATATTCGTTATAAACGCCCGTTTGCCGCCGCGCTGATTGGCGGCGCGTGCGGCGGCGGTGTTGCCATGGCGATGGGGGTGAAAACCTACGCCTTTGCGCTCAGCGGTCTGCCTGGCCTTCCGGCGCTGGTCGGCCCGACATTTTTGTGGGCACTGGTCAGTATCGCCATTTCGTTTGTCTGCGCTGCGGTCGTCACGGTGATCCTCGGATTTGAAGAGACGGTGGTGGCCGGGGTCAGCCCGATGTCGGTAGCGCGTACCGAAGAAAAACTGTTTGCCCCGGTGAGCGGCGAGCTGAAACCCCTCAATGCCCTTAGCGATCCGGTATTTGCCGATGAGATTTTCGGTAAAGGGCTGGCGATTTACCCCACCAGCGGCGAGCTGCGCTCCCCGGTTAACGGCAAGGTGGAATCCCTGTTTGAAACCCATCACGCACTGGCGCTGCAAAGCGATACCGGCGCGGAAATCCTCATTCATATCGGTATCGACACGGTAAAACTGGGCGGTAAGCACTTCACCAGCCACATCGCCGCCGGGCAGAGCGTCGAGGTAGGCGATCTGCTGGTGAGCTTTGATCTGGCGGCCCTGAAGGCCGCTGGCATCGATCCGAGCGTGATTGTGGTCGTCACCAACAGCGAACAATACGGCGATATCAGCCCGGTCAAAGTACAAGGCGATGTCGCCAGCCGGGACGCATTTCTCACACTGACCGCGACAGCGGCGTAA
- the licT gene encoding BglG family transcription antiterminator LicT, which produces MLVKQILNNNVVSAIDDRGFEVILTGRGLGFNTQNGASVNEQAIEKIFHLQDSQVSARFKDLVSEVPVEIVQLTADIVALARSQLSHKLSEGLYVTLADHLHFALQRNEKHEQLPNPLEWEVRHFYTAEYALGRQAIGMVMARTGQLLPDGEACSIALHIVNAGLNDSMGKTTQITRLIYQLQNIVKYFFSLPLDEHSLNYQRFITHLKFFAQRVIDGVVLNNDDEELFAMVQRRYQTTLKCVDTINEFVGKHYHHTMSNSEKLYLTVHIENVVQRAEPN; this is translated from the coding sequence ATGCTGGTCAAACAAATCTTAAATAATAACGTGGTCAGCGCCATCGACGATCGTGGCTTTGAGGTTATTCTGACCGGGCGAGGGCTGGGTTTTAATACGCAGAACGGCGCCAGCGTTAACGAGCAAGCCATCGAGAAAATATTCCATTTGCAGGATTCGCAGGTCTCGGCCCGTTTTAAAGATCTGGTTAGCGAAGTGCCTGTCGAAATAGTGCAACTGACCGCCGACATTGTCGCGCTGGCCCGCAGTCAGCTATCGCACAAATTAAGCGAAGGCTTGTACGTCACGCTCGCTGACCATCTCCATTTCGCGCTGCAACGCAATGAAAAACATGAGCAATTGCCGAATCCGCTGGAGTGGGAAGTGCGCCATTTTTATACCGCTGAATATGCTCTTGGTCGCCAGGCGATTGGTATGGTGATGGCGCGCACCGGGCAATTATTACCTGACGGCGAAGCCTGCAGTATTGCGCTACATATTGTGAATGCCGGGCTGAACGACAGCATGGGAAAAACCACGCAAATCACGCGGCTTATTTATCAATTACAGAATATCGTTAAATACTTTTTTAGCCTGCCGCTCGACGAGCACAGCCTGAATTACCAGCGTTTCATTACCCATTTAAAATTTTTCGCCCAGCGGGTGATTGATGGGGTGGTGTTAAATAATGACGACGAAGAGTTATTTGCCATGGTACAGCGCCGCTATCAGACCACCCTGAAATGCGTCGATACCATCAATGAGTTTGTCGGCAAACATTATCACCACACCATGAGTAACTCGGAAAAGCTCTATCTGACCGTGCATATCGAAAACGTCGTGCAGCGGGCAGAACCCAATTAG
- the ybiJ gene encoding DUF1471 family protein YbiJ, translating to MKTIKYAVAAIALSTLSFGAFAAQSVTAAQAESLDKIGVVSAHGATTLDGLEAKLAAKAQAAGASGYSIISAAGNNKLSGTAVIYK from the coding sequence ATGAAAACCATTAAATATGCTGTTGCTGCTATCGCGCTTTCTACCCTCTCTTTCGGTGCCTTTGCTGCTCAGTCTGTGACTGCCGCGCAGGCCGAAAGCCTGGACAAAATCGGTGTTGTTTCTGCTCACGGCGCAACCACGCTGGACGGTCTGGAAGCCAAACTGGCTGCCAAAGCGCAGGCTGCTGGCGCCAGCGGCTACAGCATCATCTCTGCTGCCGGCAATAACAAACTGAGCGGCACTGCGGTTATCTACAAATAA